The following are encoded together in the Mustela nigripes isolate SB6536 chromosome 11, MUSNIG.SB6536, whole genome shotgun sequence genome:
- the MEPCE gene encoding 7SK snRNA methylphosphate capping enzyme: MIEMAAEKEPFLVPAPPPPLKDESGGGGGPTVQPHREAASGELCGGTQRGPGPRAHSAGAPASGAGKENPGATSTRGGQSQQQRGGGPQAQSHGEARLSDPHGRAALPDVGEERRGGGGTELGPPAPPRPRNGYQPHRPPGGGGGKRRNSCNVGGGGGGFKHPAFKRRRRVNSDCDSVLPSNFLLGGNIFDPLNLNSLLDEEVSRALNAETPKSSPLPAKGRDPVEILIPKDITDPLSLNTCTDEAQVVLASPLKTGRKRHRHRGQHHQQQQATGGNDSHSVLPTAPLTPSLHGEGTTQQQRHRGQNRDAPQPYELNTAINCRDEVVSPLPSALQGPTGSLSAPPAASVTSAPPSSSSRHRKRRRTSSKSEAGARGGGQGPKEKGRGSGGGRHHHHHHHHHLHPLPAAGFKKQQLKFQYGNYCKYYGYRNPSCEDGRLRVLKPEWFRGRDVLDLGCNVGHLTLSIACKWGPSRMVGLDIDSRLIHSARQNIRHYLSEELRLPSQTSEGDPGAESEEGTVTVRKRSCFPASLTASRGPIAAPQVPLDGADTSVFPNNVVFVTGNYVLDRDELVEAQAPEYDVVLCLSLTKWVHLNWGDEGLKRMFRRIYRHLHPGGILVLEPQPWSSYGKRKTLTETIYKNYYRIQLRPEQFSSYLTSPEVGFSSYELVATPHNTSRGFQRSVYLFHKARSPSH, encoded by the exons ATGATCGAGATGGCGGCGGAGAAGGAGCCGTTTCTGGTgccggccccgccgccgccgctcaaAGATGAGTCGGGCGGAGGGGGCGGCCCCACGGTGCAACCGCACCGAGAGGCCGCCTCCGGGGAGCTCTGCGGCGGGACGCAGCGTGGGCCGGGCCCGCGCGCACACTCGGCGGGAGCCCCAGCTTCTGGGGCCGGCAAGGAGAACCCTGGGGCTACATCCACTCGGGGAGGCCAGTCGCAGCAGCAACGAGGGGGCGGCCCCCAGGCACAGTCGCATGGGGAGGCCCGCTTGTCGGATCCTCACGGGCGAGCAGCTCTCCCTGACGTGGGGGAGGAGCGACGGGGAGGGGGCGGAACAGAACTgggcccccctgcccctcctcgaCCCCGTAATGGCTATCAGCCCCACCGGCCCCCTGGGGGAGGCGGGGGCAAGAGGAGAAATAGTTGTAACGtaggtgggggtggtggaggcTTCAAACATCCGGCCTTCAAGAGGCGCAGGCGGGTTAATTCGGACTGTGATTCTGTGTTACCCTCCAACTTTCTCCTGGGGGGTAATATCTTTGATCCACTGAACCTGAATAGTCTCCTGGATGAGGAAGTGAGCCGCGCACTCAATGCGGAGACCCCTAAGTCATCTCCACTTCCGGCCAAGGGGCGAGATCCAGTGGAAATCCTCATCCCCAAAGATATTACTGACCCGCTCAGTCTCAATACTTGCACTGATGAGGCTCAGGTAGTTCTGGCATCGCCACTCAAGACTGGTCGGAAGCGGCATAGACACCGGGGACagcaccaccagcagcagcaggcaACTGGAGGGAATGATAGCCACTCTGTGCTCCCCACAGCCCCCCTCACTCCCTCACTCCATGGGGAGGGCACCACACAGCAGCAGCGGCATAGGGGCCAGAACCGGGATGCCCCCCAGCCGTATGAACTCAACACCGCCATCAACTGCAGGGATGAGGTCGTGTCTCCCCTTCCATCTGCCCTACAGGGTCCCACAGGCTCCCTTTCAGCCCCTCCAGCTGCCTCAGTTACCTCTGCACCCCCGTCTTCCTCCTCACGACATCGCAAACGTCGCAGGACTTCCAGCAAGTCAGAGGCAGGGGCTAGGGGTGGAGGCCAGGGTCCCAAGGAAAAGGGCcgagggagtgggggaggccgccaccaccaccaccaccaccatcaccacctccaCCCACTACCTGCAGCGGGCTTCAAAAAGCAGCAGCTCAAGTTCCAGTATGGGAATTATTGCAAGTACTATGGTTACCGCAATCCTTCCTGTGAGGACGGGCGCCTTCGAGTGTTGAAGCCTGAGTGGTTTCGGGGTCGGGACGTCCTAGATCTGGGCTGCAATGTGGGCCATCTGACCCTGAGCATTGCCTGTAAGTGGGGTCCATCCCGCATGGTGGGCCTGGATATTGATTCCCGCCTCATCCACTCGGCCCGCCAAAACATCCGACACTACCTGTCTGAGGAGCTGCGTCTGCCATCCCAGACTTCTGAGGGGGACCCcggggcagagagtgaggaagggaccGTAACCGTCCGAAAGAGAAGCTGCTTCCCAGCCTCACTGACAGCCAGCCGGGGTCCCATTGCTGCACCCCAAGTGCCCTTGGATGGAGCGGACACATCAGTTTTCCCCAACAATGTTGTCTTCGTCACG GGGAACTACGTGCTGGATCGCGATGAGCTGGTGGAGGCCCAAGCCCCCGAGTACGACGTGGTGCTCTGCCTCAGCCTCACCAAATGGGTGCATCTGAACTGGGGAGATGAGGGGCTGAAGCGCATGTTCCGCCGCATCTACCGGCATCTACATCCGGGGGGCATCCTGGTCTTAGAGCCCCAGCCTTGGTCGTCCTATGGCAAGAGAAAGACGCTCACG GAAACAATCTATAAGAACTACTATCGAATCCAGCTGAGGCCGGAGCAGTTCAGTTCGTACCTGACATCCCCAGAGGTGGGCTTCTCCAGCTATGAGCTTGTGGCTACACCCCACAACACCTCCAGAG GCTTCCAGCGCTCTGTGTACCTGTTCCACAAGGCCCGTTCCCCCAGCCACTAA
- the SPACDR gene encoding sperm acrosome developmental regulator, producing MAVVMRFFRWIWRKITRWVFFWKHKAKSTVVEHSDSQKSVVKVEKTPKMTDTFKLVELCEEAKVSKTKEPPKAADAVTLVKSVDRVEVEQKRGGRSLLQLPRTAVKSVSSLMVSALQSGWQMCSWKSSVSSTSISSQMKSGSALETPEAEMLREVYLVLWAIRKQLRQLARRQERRRRRHIRAHGGSQPEAVQGLKQDARSPL from the exons ATGGCTGTGGTAATGAGGTTCTTCCGATGGATTTGGCGAAAGATTACTCGCTGG GTTTTCTTCTGGAAACACAAAGCTAAGTCCACCGTCGTGGAACACTCTGACTCCCAGAAAAGCGTAGTGAAGGTGGAGAAGACTCCCAAAATGACCGACACGTTCAAGTTGGTTGAGCTTTGCGAGGAGGCTAAGGTCTCCAAGACCAAGGAGCCTCCCAAGGCAGCTGATGCCGTCACGCTGGTCAAATCAGTGGATCGCGTCGAGGTGGAGCAGAAACGGGGGGGCCGATCCCTGCTGCAGCTTCCCCGGACAGCTGTCAAGTCGGTCTCCTCACTCATGGTCTCGGCCCTGCAGAGCGGCTGGCAGATGTGCAGCTGGAAG tCCTCTGTGAGCTCTACCTCCATTTCCTCCCAGATGAAGTCTGGGTCCGCTCTGGAGACGCCGGAGGCTGAGATGCTGCGGGAAGTCTACCTGGTGCTGTGGGCCATCCGGAAACAGCTGCGACAGCTGGCCCGCAGGCAGGAGAGGCGGAGGCGGCGCCACATCCGGGCCCACGGTGGCTCCCAACCTGAGGCAGTTCAGGGCCTGAAACAGGATGCCCGGAGTCCCCTCTAG
- the PPP1R35 gene encoding protein phosphatase 1 regulatory subunit 35, with protein MMGCGGAQQELVEGEEAVSAPGPPPEPRVPEPRAPVPEPGLDLSLSSRSETPEQPSGCPGRRKGRADRRGGARKGRQVRFRLAPLSPVRSDPTPAAAAPSEKPAAPQDLGAPAQQSSLALSLELQAARAAAEGQFDAAKAVEEQLRKSFQTRCGLEESVAEGLNVPRSKRLFRDLVSLQVPEEQVLNAALREKLALLPPQARAPPPKEPPGSGPDMTILCDPETLFYESPHLTLDGLPPLRLQLRPRPSEDTFLMHRTLRRWEA; from the exons ATGATGGGCTGTGGGGGGGCACAGCAGGAGCTGGTCGAAGGGGAGGAGGCCGTATCGGCTCCTGGGCCCCCCCCAGAACCCCGCGTCCCGGAGCCGAGAGCCCCAGTGCCCGAACCTGGCCTGGACTTGAGCCTGAGCTCGCGGTCCGAGACCCCCGAGCAGCCGAGCGGCTGCCCCGGCCGGCGGAAGGGGCGGGCGGAccggcggggcggggcccgcAAGGGGCGGCAG GTCCGCTTTCGCTTGGCGCCGCTCTCCCCCGTGCGGTCCGACCCCACGCCGGCCGCCGCAGCACCTAGCGAGAAGCCCGCGGCACCGCAGGACCTGGGGGCGCCCGCGCAGCAGAGCAGCCTGGCATTGAGCCTCGAGTTGCAGGCCGCGCGGGCTGCAGCCGAGGGCCAGTTCGATGCGGCGAAGGCCGTGGAGGAACAGCTGAGAAAGTCGTTCCAGACCCGCTGCGGCCTGGAGGAGAGCGTGGccgagg GGCTGAACGTGCCGCGCTCCAAGCGGCTCTTCCGAGACCTGGTGAGCCTGCAGGTGCCCGAGGAACAGGTTCTAAACGCTGCGCTGAGGGAGAAACTGGCGCTGCTGCCACCGCAGGCCCGAGCCCCGCCCCCAAAG GAGCCACCTGGGTCAGGGCCAGACATGACCATCCTTTGTGACCCAGAAACATTGTTTTATGAGTCTCCACACCTGACCCTGGATGGTCTGCCTCCTCTCCGTCTTCAACTCCGGCCCCGCCCTTCAGAGGATACCTTCCTCATGCACCGGACACTGAGGCGCTGGGAAGCGTAG